The genomic segment CACCCTCTCATTTGCGCTAGTCGTAAGATAAAGAGTAACAACATCCGCAAATCTCAAATCAACCTCAAACAAGTCGCGTTGAACAATTTTAACTCTACCATCAAGGCCAAGCTCAGAAACCTTGCCATTAGCCTTCTTCACCAAGTCTTCCCTTAATTCGACTCCAACAGCGTTTGCTCCGAACTCTTGAGCCGCCATTATAACTACCCGGCCGTCTCCACAGCCGAGGTCATAAACAGTCTCGCCGGGTCTCAACTCGGAGAGAGCAAGCATTTGACGAACCACTAGAGGTGGTGACGCAACATACGGCGCGATGTACAAGCCAAATCCCTCACTTGACAAATTTTGTTCTCAAT from the Candidatus Bathyarchaeota archaeon genome contains:
- a CDS encoding methyltransferase domain-containing protein, coding for MSSEGFGLYIAPYVASPPLVVRQMLALSELRPGETVYDLGCGDGRVVIMAAQEFGANAVGVELREDLVKKANGKVSELGLDGRVKIVQRDLFEVDLRFADVVTLYLTTSANERVRPKLESELRHGTRIVSHDYEVLGWKPLKIDNFCENPRLGYPSHTIYVYHR